In Paralcaligenes sp. KSB-10, the following are encoded in one genomic region:
- the adk gene encoding adenylate kinase has product MRLILLGPPGAGKGTQAAFITQKFGIPQISTGDMLRAAVKAQTPLGLEAKKIMDTGGLVSDKIIIGLVRDRLQQADCDPGYLFDGFPRTIPQADALKEAHVALDYVVEMVVPEENIIERMSGRRVHPASGRSYHILFNPPKTPGIDDISGEPLVQRDDDREETVRHRLAVYREQTRPLVEYYSSWARSGAAAAPAFRQISGLGSVDEIRARVFEALQSQPQPIA; this is encoded by the coding sequence ATGCGACTGATTCTACTCGGTCCCCCCGGCGCCGGAAAAGGCACCCAGGCAGCGTTTATCACCCAAAAATTCGGAATCCCCCAAATTTCGACCGGCGATATGCTGCGTGCCGCCGTCAAGGCGCAGACCCCCTTGGGCCTTGAAGCCAAGAAAATCATGGACACCGGCGGCCTGGTATCGGACAAGATCATCATAGGCCTGGTGCGGGATCGCCTGCAGCAAGCGGATTGCGACCCCGGTTATCTGTTCGATGGATTTCCCCGTACCATTCCACAGGCCGACGCGCTCAAAGAAGCGCATGTTGCGCTCGACTACGTTGTCGAAATGGTGGTTCCCGAAGAAAATATCATCGAACGCATGAGCGGGCGACGCGTACACCCGGCCAGCGGACGCAGCTATCACATCCTTTTCAACCCGCCCAAGACGCCGGGAATCGACGACATAAGCGGCGAACCGCTGGTGCAGCGCGACGATGATCGCGAAGAAACCGTGCGTCATCGTCTCGCTGTTTATCGCGAACAGACACGGCCTCTGGTCGAGTACTACTCTTCCTGGGCCCGCAGCGGCGCGGCCGCGGCGCCCGCATTCCGGCAAATTTCCGGCTTGGGCAGCGTCGACGAAATCAGGGCGCGGGTCTTCGAGGCCCTGCAGTCGCAACCACAACCCATCGCCTAG
- the kdsB gene encoding 3-deoxy-manno-octulosonate cytidylyltransferase codes for MSFIAIIPARSASTRLPGKPLLDIAGKPMVVRTAEQAARSLADRVIVATDDGHIQAVVQAHGFEALLTRSDHPTGTDRLAEVASRLSLAGDTIVVNVQGDEPLVDPMQINAVAALLAQDHDAAIATCASPITQADTLFNPNVVKVVCDQRQHALYFSRAPIPWARDALADGQQRLAADIPALHHIGLYAYRVGFLEKFPSLPIGQLERFESLEQLRAMENGYSIAVYITHEHPAAGVDTESDLIRVRQAFVNRL; via the coding sequence GTGAGCTTCATTGCCATTATTCCCGCTCGCTCGGCGTCAACCCGGCTGCCCGGCAAACCCTTGCTGGATATCGCGGGCAAACCCATGGTGGTGCGTACCGCCGAACAGGCAGCGCGTTCGCTGGCCGACCGGGTCATCGTCGCCACCGATGATGGCCATATTCAGGCCGTAGTCCAGGCCCACGGTTTCGAAGCGCTGCTTACCCGGTCCGATCACCCCACCGGCACCGACAGGCTGGCCGAAGTCGCCAGCCGTTTAAGCTTGGCGGGCGACACCATAGTGGTCAATGTCCAGGGCGACGAACCCCTTGTCGATCCGATGCAAATCAATGCGGTCGCAGCTCTGCTCGCACAGGACCATGACGCCGCCATCGCCACCTGCGCCAGTCCGATTACCCAGGCCGATACGCTGTTCAACCCCAACGTCGTCAAGGTGGTATGCGACCAGCGCCAGCACGCCTTGTATTTTTCGCGCGCCCCGATACCCTGGGCACGCGACGCATTGGCCGATGGCCAGCAGAGGCTGGCTGCGGATATTCCAGCGCTGCACCATATCGGCCTGTATGCCTACCGGGTAGGCTTTCTTGAAAAATTTCCCTCCTTGCCGATTGGGCAACTTGAGCGCTTCGAATCGCTCGAGCAGCTTCGCGCCATGGAAAACGGCTATTCGATCGCGGTATACATCACTCACGAACATCCCGCAGCCGGGGTCGACACTGAAAGCGACTTGATCCGGGTACGCCAGGCTTTTGTAAATCGGTTATAA